The bacterium genomic sequence TTTCGCTGAAGATCTACCCCTTCAGCGGACCGGGCATGTCGACCAACGAACTGCGGATCGCCAACGACGCCTTCCCCGAGGTCGATGCCATCAACCTCACGGATCTCGGCTCGCTGCACGTGCGGTTCGACGCGGCGCAGAACATTTCGCCGTCGACCCACCTGCGCAACGACCCGGGTGATTCGACGGTGATCGACATCGTGCCGGTGCGCACCGGCGCCACCCTGGCCGGACCGCCGATGCTCCATTACGTGATCGACGCGAACCCCCTCTTCGATCCGTACCGGACGTCGCCCGTCAGCGGCGCGGTGCCGGGCGCGCCGGCCGATCCGGGCACCGGCATTCCCGACGACGCCAAGTGGGCGTTCGACCTGCCCGACACGGGCCTGCTCTTCCCCGGCGACGTGCTGCACTACTACGTGCGCGCCGGCGACGACGTGGGCGGCGACGTGCAGTACTCGACCCTGCCGGCGAACCTGGCGGGCTTCGGCGACTTCAGCCACCCGCTGGCCTACAGCTCGAGCTTCACGGTCCACGCCCTGCCCTCCATCCGCGACGACGGCTTCGGCGGCTTCGACGTTCCCGGCATCCTGTTCTGGAACGACTTCGCCAACCGCGGCGGCGAGGACGAGTGGTACGGCGCCCTGTCCAACCTGGGCTTCCGGGCGGGCGTGGACTACGACATCTACTACACCAACCGGCCCGACTCGGGCGTCGGCAACGGCATCGGCGGCCGCACCAGCGGCCTGGCCCTCGAGTTCTACGACGACATGCTCTACACGTCGGGCGACATGGCCGTGGCCACGATCTCCAACGGCGACTACAACGTCGACGCCGGGAACGACATCGGGGCCCTGCTGAACTGGATGTCCGACGGCAACAAGGACCTCTTCCTGACCGGCGACAGCCTCGTCGGCGACCTGGCGATCAACGCCGGGGCGGCCGGCGGCGCCTTCAGCGAGGACGTCATGGGCGTGAACCTCCTGGCCACCGACGTGCGGTCGTTCATCAACGGGCAGACCACGCCGCTCGTGCGCGCGGTCCCCGGCAATCCGGTCATCCAGACCGTCGACTCGTGGATCGCCTACGGCGGCTGCCTGCAGATCAACACCTTCGACGGTGTCGTGGCGCGGGCCGGCGCCCAGCGCCTGGCCGAGTTCACCGACCAGAACGGCAACCCCGGCGCGTACAGCTTCGCGGCCGCGACGCTGAACGTGTACAACGGCACGAACCGCATCGTCTCGATGCCCTACGACCTGCGCTACCTGTACACCGATACGTCGGCCAAGGACGCGGCCCCGCTCGCCGCACGCGCCCGGATCCTGGGCGAAGTGCTGTCCTTCTTCGGACGCGACGGCGACCCCGGCGCCGTCACCGGCGTGGTCCCCGAAGCCCGTTTCGAGGTGTCCAACTACCCCAACCCGTTCAACCCGAGCACGCAGATCGCCTACTCGATCAAGGCCCCCGGCCGCCTGACGCTGAAGGTCTTCGACGTGCGCGGCCAACTGGTCAAGACCCTGATCGACGGCCACGTCGAGGAGTCGAGCCACATCCTGTGGGACGGCACCGACGCGTCCGGCGCCAAGGTCGCCAGCGGCGTCTACTTCACCGAGGCCCGGATGGGAGGTGACGTCCAGGTGGGCAAGATGGCCCTCGTGAAGTAGGGACGATTCCCTGACCCCACCATGCAGAGGGGCTCCCCCGCATCCGGCGGGGGAGCCCCGGTTCGGTCCGGCACGAGCATGGCTAGAACGGCACCCCCGCCTGCACCTGCCAGGCCGCCCCCCGCTGCTCCGCGAGCGGGTCCGGATCGAGGAGCGCCCCCCCGAGCACCCACGCGCGCCCGCCTTCCCACAGCAGCGCCGGTCCCCAGTTGAACGACTCGGCGCGGTAGCCCAGGGAACCGAACCGGTCGGCGAGCCACTCGCCCTCCAGGGCGAGGGCGAAGCCGTGGCCGAGGTCGCGGCTCACCCCGCCGCGCGCCAGCAGATGGTCGCCGCTCTCCTGGCCCGGATCGTGGGGATGGCAGTGGGCGAAGCTCAGGTTGGCGACCAGCGCCAACGCCCCGCCCGAACGCTCGAGCACCAGACCGTACTCGCCACTGGTTTCGGCGGCACAGCGGGACACCGACGCCGCCAACGACAGGCCCAGGCTCCCGTCGGCCGGAGGGACCAGGTTCCACACACCCCACAGGGCGGTCCCGTCGAAGTCGGTCTCGGTGCCCTGCTCACCGCTCACCACGGTCCAGGCGGGCAGCGCCAACCCCACCTGCAGGCGCGGCAGCAGGCCGTATTCCAGTCCGATCTGCCACGACCCCTCGCTCTGGGTGGCGGTGCCGTCCTCGAGGCGGGTGAGGGATCCGGCCTGGACGAGTTCGCCCTCGCCGGGCGCGAAGGTCTCGGCTTCGACGATCGTCATGAAGCGGCCGGCATGGGCCGGACCGCCGCAGA encodes the following:
- a CDS encoding T9SS type A sorting domain-containing protein; the encoded protein is MKKNLLLLTAAIVLAWSCAAAAGEMPRFMKGDATILGGNAHLSKAAGDTIQLMGPTGSGAAYLGDFEAGWNGWTTEDLTRTTISHWQVSDFGLAPGERAAWCGDTAFASCDDSLDASGGYGHNWHDLLVFRRAVADPQAAASVQLTASLQWDSEPGFDYVYLSTKTNGQIGYTNIRSWDGAGSESVSEFMSFDPAELIDGTDVYVLFRFQSDGGWDDEDCSWPTSGACRVDDVVVTISQGGQADIVSSTDFQDGTFGDWVIAYPDGVGDFAQIWSGLEDIDPCRTNYSNQIAFIDDNIVVPGTGGGTCVNWCYGPAGYIVNTVGGLAGPAFHVQNFVDSPIMAWPNASYDGVLLEFDVFRHEDLSVDAPGVFYMFGVRSGTSAAATGDATWLDRNGVYFGDGDYFREFFPVTDLMTPGRTHVQVQLGVWEAGWIWGWIGNDGYPAPYFDNVSLKIYPFSGPGMSTNELRIANDAFPEVDAINLTDLGSLHVRFDAAQNISPSTHLRNDPGDSTVIDIVPVRTGATLAGPPMLHYVIDANPLFDPYRTSPVSGAVPGAPADPGTGIPDDAKWAFDLPDTGLLFPGDVLHYYVRAGDDVGGDVQYSTLPANLAGFGDFSHPLAYSSSFTVHALPSIRDDGFGGFDVPGILFWNDFANRGGEDEWYGALSNLGFRAGVDYDIYYTNRPDSGVGNGIGGRTSGLALEFYDDMLYTSGDMAVATISNGDYNVDAGNDIGALLNWMSDGNKDLFLTGDSLVGDLAINAGAAGGAFSEDVMGVNLLATDVRSFINGQTTPLVRAVPGNPVIQTVDSWIAYGGCLQINTFDGVVARAGAQRLAEFTDQNGNPGAYSFAAATLNVYNGTNRIVSMPYDLRYLYTDTSAKDAAPLAARARILGEVLSFFGRDGDPGAVTGVVPEARFEVSNYPNPFNPSTQIAYSIKAPGRLTLKVFDVRGQLVKTLIDGHVEESSHILWDGTDASGAKVASGVYFTEARMGGDVQVGKMALVK